The genome window AATGGGCGATGAACCGGAAGTGGTTGAAAAAATCCATGCCAAAGTTTATATGCTGGCCAATATCGACCGATTGATCAATTATTTTAACCAGGTAAAAGCTGCCAGGAAAAATTAAACTTGCTGCATGGTTTTGGCAAAGTACTTTTGCAATACCAGCAGGGATATAACAGCCTCCTGTTGCTGATCAAGAAACTGTGTTACAAAAGCTTTAGCATTGCTTATAATTTGCTCGGCTTCGTCAATGTGCCCCGCATAATAATTAAGTTTTTCAATCAGATCAGTATAATCGTCTTTAATTTCTATGTAATGGAAACCAGGAATTAACCGCCCTTCCATAAACCATGTTTCATATTTCGGTTTTGGCATTACCGCAATTGAATTTGACGACATAATCCATTTTAAGTTGGTAGCAACATCATTGCCTTCCAAACTTAAAATAAATTTATACTGCAAGTGCTGATCAATAGAAATAGGCGGTTTGAGCCATTTCAAATTACCACCTTTTTTGTTCACCTGCCCCAAATCACATAACGGATTATCAAAATACATTTCCATAAATTTTTCCCTGTGTGGCTGGTATATAGTGCCGCGGCCAATCAACATGTTCTTTTTATCGCTATACAGTTTTTTATCCTTTACAAAAAAGAAATGGCGTTTTTTATCCAGCTTCAATAACACGGCGTTTGAATTGTCGCCAGCTATGGGCCTGCTTTTTTGCAGGGACGGCACATTGGCGATATGAGTAATATCTCCAAAAAGAAAATTAGCTCTAAGGCTTCCTTTAAAATAACGCAGATATTCAAAAGCATCGAAATTATAGGTTTTGGGGCTCTTAAAAATCTGCATCTCTTTTAATACCGTAGCGTTATCCCCTATTGGCGTTGGCTGTTTAAGTTTGTTGTAGTAGTTTACGCGGTCATGCACTGTGTTACTATCGTATCTGCCGATTAATAGTAACTTTTTATTTAATGAGCGCTGGTAAAATATTGTCGGGATAATTTGACGCAGAATATTTTTAGAATAATAAACAGCTTTATTCCTTTTAATTTCTTCGACTATTTTTTTAAAAACCATACTAAAGTTTACAACCGGTTTATAAGATTCAGGTTTATAAATTTTGCGCTATCACAAATCCGCTTGCCCAGGCCCATTGAAAATTATAACCACCCAGCCAGCCCGTAACATCCACGCATTCTCCGCCATAATACATGCCGGGGATCTTTTTAACTTCGAGCGTTTTTGACGACAGTTCGTCTGTTGCTACGCCGCCGCGCATCACCTCTGCTTTATCATAACCCTTATCTCCTGCAGGTTTCACCTTAAACTCGTGGATCAATTGGCCGATGCTTTCTATCTCGGTTTTACTTAATGATGCCAGGTTTTTATCAACGGGTAATTTGTCACTCAGCGCCTCTGCAAATTTGCGGGTAAAAAGGTTTGCGAGATAAGCGAGCAGCATTTTTTTGCCATTTGCTTCCCGCTCCTGTTTTATCAGCTCGCCTATATTGTGGTTAGGCAGCAAATCTATATAAATATATTCTCCAGGTCGCCAATACGACGAAATCTGCAGTATAGCCGGGCCGCTTAATCCCCAATGTGTAAACAGGATATTCTCTTCAAAGCTGATCCTGTCGTTCCAAACGCGGCAAAAAATACTGTTACCAGATAGCTGCTCGTACCAGGGCTGGTCTTTGCCGGTTATGGTAAGCGGTACCAGCGCCGGTGCGGTTTCACTAATTCTCAGGCCAAAGTGTCTTGCCATTCGCAATCCAAAATCCGTAGCACCCATCTTGGGGATGGGCAAACCACCCGAGGCGATCACCACCTTTGGCGCCACCAGGCTTTCCGTTCTTCCGTCTCGTTCTACTGAAACAACAAAGCCACCTTCAGCCTGTTCTATCTCTTTTACTTCGGCACCGGTCCAGATTTCCTGCCCCAAATCTAAACATAGCGAGGTAAATACCTTTACCACATCCCGGGCATTGTCACTCTCCGGGAAAAGCTGACCAAGGGTTTTCTCCTTACCTGTTATGCCATAGGTTTCAAAAAAGCTGATGGTATCCTCAACCGTCCATTGCGAAAGTGTTGATTTGCTGAAATGCTCATTAGTTGAAATAAACTGCTGCGCCGAGGTATACAGGTTAGTGTAGTTGCACCGCCCGCCCCCGCTGATCAGGATCTTGGCACCTACCTTTTCATTTTTCTCAATCACCAGCGTTCGCTTGCCTAAAAAGCCGGCCTGTACGGCGCACATTAGTCCGCAGGCGCCGCCGCCAATAATTATAGCGTCAAAATCTGTTTGTTTTGTTAAATTTGCTGTCATGGCTGAAGTGTCGCAAATATCAGAATTTGGAAAGATACTTATCTTCCTTATTACAGGAATAATAATGGTATGCGTGGCTTTTTCTATAAATAAGCTGCTTGCACCCCATAATCCCAATCCTGAAAAGCTTACGTCGTACGAATGCGGCGAAGAAACAACAGGCAACGCATGGCTGCCGTTTAATTCACGCTTTTATGTGATAGCGCTGGTGTTCCTGTTGTTTGATGTCGAGATGGTTTTCATTTTTCCATGGGCTACAGTGTTTGGCAGTCACGAGATCAACAATTATGAGCCACGCTGGGGATGGCTGGCATTGACAGAAATGTTTATTTTTTTAGGGATCCTGATCCTGGGGCTGGTGTACGTTTGGGTGAAAGGCGACCTGGACTGGATAAAACCGAAGCCAATCGTTCCAACAACCGATACTTTTATTCCGAAATCACTTTATGAAAAGCTGAACGCGGAACAAAGCGTTTACAAAGTAAGGGCATTTGCGCTTACACCTGTTCCATCTGTTCCACTTGAAACAGTGTTAACAAAGGGAACAGCAGGAACAAATGAAACACCCGGAACAAGTGGAACAGGTGGAACAAGCGGAACACCCGGAACGCAGCCAATAAGAAAACCCATGTTTAAACCAACTTTTAAAAAACCTGGCAATGAGCAGTGAACTGACAAGTGAGAACGGCGGCGTTATAATAACCAAAATGAATGACCTGCTTAACTGGTCGCGGTTATCATCTTTATGGCCCTTAAGCTTCGGCATAGCCTGCTGCGCCATTGAGTTTATGGGGGCTTTTGCCTCTACCTACGACCTTGACCGGTATGGCGTATTCCCCCGCCCGTCGGCCCGCCAGGCGGATGTTATTATTATCGCAGGGACGGTTACCTTTAAAATGGCCGAACGCATAAAACGCCTTTACGAGCAAATGCCCGAGCCCAAGTATGTAATCTCAATGGGCTCATGTTCCAACTGTGGGGGGCCTTACTGGCAGCATGGCTACCATGTAGTAAAAGGCGTGGACAGGGTGATCCCGGTTGATGTATACGTGCAGGGCTGCCCACCCAGACCGGAAGCACTAATAGGCGCTATATTAGAGTTGCAGAAAAAAATTGAAGGGGAGAAATTGTTAGGGGGAGTCCGGAAGCCGGAAAAGACCGAAAGTCCGGAAGTTGAAGAAAGGGTATAACTTCCTATTGATTGGGTTTTTACCACAACTAACAGAAAGAACTCAGCAGGTTGTAATGAAAATCATATCCCCGTATACCACGACCACCCATTGGAAATATCGGGCCCGGCGTCGACAAATTTATCGGTTACTACAATCCGCTGCAGGTACTTAACATTTTTATAGCCAATTTGGGTCTCTACCCGTAAGCGAACGGGTGCCCCATTACGGGCAGGAAGGCTTTCGCCGTTCATCGTATGCGCCAGGATAGTTTGGGGGTGAAAAGCGTCTAACATATCAATACTCTCGCCATAGTTATCAAAACCATAAATACACACAAAACGTGCAGCCGGTAAAATACCGGCATGCTGCAACAGGGTACCCAGTGGTACGCCGGTCCACTCGGCAATGGCGCTCCAGCCCTCTTCGCAAGTATGACGGGTGATTTGTGTGCGCTCTCCAAGTTTTTTTAACTCCTCCATTGAATATTTGCCCGGTTTGGCTACACAACCCTCTACGGACAGCGCCCAGTCTTTAAAGTTATAGCGTTGCAGTTCCTGGTATTCTTTGCTATAAGCGGCCTTGCTGGCCGGGTCGGCAGGGTCGCCGATATCGGTAACCGGAAACGAAGTTATATCGCTTTTTTGATACTCCATGGCCAATGCCCGCTGCGAAAGTAAGCCGCGCTGGGCCATATAGGTCAGGTTATCCCCCATACGCAGCAAATTACCATAAGTGGGAGGCATCTTTTTTAAGCATCCCGAAAGAAGCAGTGCGCCGGCTGAGGTAATCCCTGCAAAAATGGCCCGGCGCCTGGTCATGCGTTTTTTTTCTTTCATGGTTAGCTGCTAAAAGTAATTGCAAGTACGTTTCGTTTAAAACCCGATCTGACAACCATTACCACATGCACCAACAGAAATAACAGCAGCGCGCTGGCAGAAAAAAAGTGAATGGTACGCGCAGATTGATGGCCAAAAAATATTTTTAGCAGGAAGGGGTAGGATGCGGTAATAGCGGGCGACATGGTGAAGCCGGTCAAGATAACAACCGGGAACAGGAAAAATATAACCGCCAGGTAGGTGATTTTTTGCAGCAGCCCATATTGGCCCCCGGTGTATGCTTGCTTGCGGAAATGGCTCAGGAAATCCTGCCAGAAGAGCCTAAAACTAAGTTCCCGGGTTTGTGGCGCCAGATTGCTGCGGAAATAACCGCTGAAAATACCGGTGAATAAATAAATGAGACCTGTTATTACTAAAAACCATGCCGCCAGGAAATGGGTACTGCGCCCCCAGCCGTTCTGGTTAAAAATATTGTAAGTGCGCACTGCACTTATTTGCGAATTAGCCAGGTGTTTAAACTGGATGCGCTTTTCCCAGCCGCCGTGGTGGTAATTGCGGCTGATGGGCAGTTCGAACAATGCCGGCGTAAGATCGTTGCCTGCCTTGCCCCAATAAAGCCGGGGATGCGACATCAGGATAACATAGCCACTAACGGTAAGCGCCAGGAAACTTAAAGTAATGATAAAATGTGCGCTCTTTACCCAACGCTTATGCTGGCCGTTTCCCATTTTTTTATCTTTAAAACCATCTCATCTTCAATACACTACCCCAATGTGCCTTAATCAAAGCCTAAAGATAAAATATTTTTTTTCAAAGATTTAACCTTTAATATTTATAGCTTTCGTAAAAAAACGTCAGCAGTCATTCAATCCGTTAGTCATTATATTTGATAGGTTAAAAAACTTTTGAGCCATGAAAAAAATATTAAATATTGTTCTTGTCCTGGTTTGTATTATCAGTTTAATTGATAATTCTTTCGCTCAATCTATCAACCCAAAACTGGCCATCTTCCCAACCGGCACTACCTTAATAGGTGATATCCCCTACGCCAATGATACGCTAAAAAAGCATCTGCTTGATATTTACCTGCCACCGGTTAAAAAGTCAGCCTATCCTTTTATTGTATGGATCCATGGCGGTGCATGGATGCTGAATGATAAATATGCAGATATGGGCTACATGACAAAAACCCTGAAAGCTTTTGCCGACAGTGGGTACGCCGTAGCATCAATTGACTACCGGTACAGTACAACAGCTGTGTTCCCGGCGCAGATCAGGGATTGCAACCAGGCCGTGGAGTTTTTATATAATAATGCAGCTAAATACAACCTGGATAAAAACCGCATCGCATTGATCGGCTTTTCTGCGGGCGGGCACCTGGCCTCATTACTCGCGGTTTCAAACAATAACAACATCAAAGAATTTTATCCTAACGGTGAAAAACCGAAGTTCAAAATAAAGCTATGCCTGGATTTTTACGGCCCGGCTGATTTTGCAAGCCTTAAAGGTAACGACAGCCCCGACGCTAAGTCCCCTATCACCCTATTATTGGGAGCAACAGTTGCCAGTCGCCCTGATTTGGCAAAAACGGCAAGCCCTGTAACCTATATAGATAAAAATGATCCGCCATTCCTGATTGTCCAGGGCGAAAAAGACGAGTCGGTAAATCCAGCCCAATCTGAACTGATGAGCAGCCGATTAAAACAAGCGGGGGTTAAAAACCAATTGATAATTGTTAAAGACGCGCCCCATTACGGGGTGATGTTCGATTCAGATAATATCCGTAAAAGCGTTTTCATGCTTTTAGATATGTATATGAAATAGCGTTAAAAAAACATTGCCCTAATAATAGCCGGGATAATCAGCAGGTCTATTGAAATTAACGCATATTTCTTATATAACTTTCCTTGTTGTGATCCATAAGTTTCTGTAACCTGCTTACACCTGCCGTTATTAAAAATCAACAGGTAATTCAAAATAGCGAATGGAATAAAGAAGGTAACCAGTACGGATATGAAACTATTTAAGGGATGGGCGTTAAAAATATTCCTCCTCTGGCGCGAGTATGACGGGTCGGCCAAAAGCGAAAAGGCGTACTCGTGTCCCGCGTTCAGGTAGCCAACAAGCTATGTTGGAGCATGATTTTAAAAGCAAAATACCGTTTGCCAGGTAACCAGCAATGCGGTATTTTTATTGCGAATGAGTACCAAATATAAATTTAGAGATTAATATATATTGTTGGTTAAACCGGAGGCAATGTAAACCAAACGCTTCATCCAGGTCACGAGTAGCCATTCCGCGCAGGCGGCCCGTCATACTCGCGCCAGAGGGGAAGAAATATTGCGGGGGCTATAAAAAAAGTGCCGCATATAAACGTAGCAACATCTTCCTTCAATTTACACGCTTTTTTAAATCCATTAGATTGGAAAGGATATTCAGATAATTCATTTAATCCATTTAGATTTGTTAGAAAAAATAATGTTAGATATTGATAAATTAAAAAGAAATTCAAATAAATCCAAATTTCAATCTTGGATATTGGACAATATTGAAATGTTACTTAACCAGATTGATGAAAATACCTTAAGTAATGAAAGTTCTGTTGAAGCTGATGGGCAACTTATGACAATTTATTTAGTTCATAAAATGGATTCAGATACAATTGTTATTTTAAACATTTTAAAAGATCACGTCAGTCTATGGGTTGGTGAAAATAATTTATACTTTGATATAAATTCAGATATAAATTATTTTAAGGATATATATTTAAATTGTCTAAAAGGCGATTATGAGACTACTGAATATTTTTTTAAGGATAAGTTGATTTTTTCAATTACGTACTTATTAAAGTATAATGACGTGCAATTTATTAAATCACATACGTTTTTTTACCCTTTTTACAAATGGCTCTACAAAGGAAAATTTATTTTGAAACATTCAAAGTATAAGTCATTTATTAACAAGTAGCGCGCATTCTGGCGCGAGTATGACGGGTCGGCTAAAAGCGTACAGGCCTACTCGTGCCCAGCGTTTAGGTAGCCAAAACGCTATGTTGTAATATTATTTTAAAAACAAAATACCGCTTGCCAGGTAACCAGCAATGCGGTATTTTTATTGTGAATGAGTACCAAATATAAATTTAGAGATTAATAGATATCTTGTTGGTTAAACCGGAGGCAATGTAAACAAAAGGCTTCATCCAGGTCACGATTAGCCATTGTGCACAGGCGGCCCGTCATAGCGTCAGGAGGGCAATGTTTGACACGCGTATATTCGTAAAAGTATTTTTGTTTTTCTCGATGCATACATGAAATAGTATCATTCGAAAAACATCACTTTAATTACCACCGGGATAATTAGCAGGCCGATTGAAATTAGTGCATACTTCTTATATAACTTTCCCTGTTGTGATCCATAAGTTTCTATAACCTGCTTATACCTTTCGTTACTAAAAACAGCCAGGTAATTCAAAATAGCAAATGGAATAAAGAAGGTGACCAATACGGATATGAAACTATTTAATGGATGGGCATTAAAAATATTCACCGGCATAGCCAACAACAATTGGCGGCTCACAATTATTCGCAGCCAGTAAAATATCGTGAGCAAATTAATTCCCTGCAGTGCCGAAATAGGTACCAGCGTATAAAGCTGCCAGCTGGTGTTCCCGGCTTTATTTTTCTTTTGAGAAATGATGGCATCAGCCCAAATCCTGTAATATAATTTTAGCATACCAATAGGGTTTCAATTATAAAGCCCGGACTGTTGCACAGTACCGGGCTTTTCTTTGAAGCTTACAATTATTATTTAGTCATCAACACACCGTTGATTCCATGGATTACGCCGTTGGATGCAGGCGTATCAAATGAAGTTACTTCGGCAGTATTGCCTTGTGCATCCTTAAGCTGCAATTTTTTATCCACTACAGCAATGGTAATGGTTTGCCCGTCGACAGTTTTCAATGTCGCCGTTTTGGTAGCGTTAGTAAGGGCTTTAATAATTGCGGCCTTATCAAACTTACCGGCAATTACATGGCCTTTTACCAATGCTGCCAGTTTAGTGGGATCTTTCATCAGGCTATCAAGCTTTGCTTTAGGCAGGGCAGCAAATGCAGCATTACCCGGCGCAAATACTGTGAACGGGCCAGCACCCTGTAAAGTAGCATCTAAATTTGCTGCCTTAATTGCACCCACCAATGTTGAAAGGTCTGCTACGTTGGCTAATGTAGCCTGAATATCTTTCACTGAATCGGCCTTTGCACCCGGGGTAGCGGTTGCAGGTGGCTGTGTAGTTGTTTGCGGAGGCTGTGCAGGCGTTGGTGCGGGCTGCGTAGGCGCAGGTTGCGTTGGAGCCGGCTGTGTTGGCATCGGCTTTGGCTGCGTTGGTTGCGTTTGCGCAAATACATTATTTGATACCAATCCTATTGATATAGCTGCTGCTATAATTAAAAACGATTTTTTCATGTTAAATAATTTATTAATGGTTATTAGTTAGCATTGTTACCCGGCATCTTTATTAATGCCATGCTTTAATTAATTCAGTAGTTATAACCATAAATCACACTGTATAGTTTTAAAGAAATAAAAAAACGCGTACAAACAATTAATAAACAATAAGTTAAAATGAACCTATTTCTCCCTTTTTTAACCAAACCAGCAAATTACACCTCCCATTTTGCCACTTTTATCCGGGCTAAATAGGTTTATTTCCTTAAATATTTGATGGTAGTAATCCTATGACTCAAAAGAAGCTATTAACCAGCTATTTAGATAAATGTCTGCGGGGGTTATTTGGCGGCATGCGAATACCCTGGCGGCGCTGGCAGTTGGGCGATAGTGCCGAAGATTTTTTTACTGACAACCTGTTTGAGGCACTTACTTACAACGTATGCCATAAGATCATCAGCATAAAAACACTTTATTGAGCGTACCTGTGGCAAAAATGCGGGTGGGTATCAGCATAATAAAGGCATTGAAAAAAAGGTTTGACGATATCTTAATTATCGTCAAACCGCATATTTATATATTTTGGAAATTTTGCTTATTGCCCCTGGGCCAGCGTATAACCTATCTTACCACCAAATTTCATCAGGAACTCAACTGAGCATACCTTAACATCTTCAGAAAAGGCGGCGGCTATGTGAAGCAACTCCTTTTGGCTAACCTCTTTACCCGCTTTCTTCTCAAAACGCACCCGGTACTCATTAACCAGCTCTGTAAATATGGAACCTGTCGGCCAAACCTGCGTACCCCTGTTAGAGATCATCACCACATCAAAGTTATCAGTTAAGCGCTTTTTGGCTAAAGCCGCCAGTTCAGCAGGCTGCAGGTTACCGGCTTCCACAAACACATCTACCCCAACCATTTCTTCCTTAATACCTTTTGTAACCGTCAGCTTATTTTTTGTGAGGGTGTGGTGATGGGCATTGGCTTTCAACTGCATATTAGCCTGGGCTACAACACCGCCGTCGGCAGGGATCATGCCCAAATTCGAAATAACCGCATCAGCAAAACCGCTGGTGTCAACCGATGGTTTCAACTTGTCGCCAAAATCACCGGTATGTACCCCTTGTTCCAAAGTGTAAAGCAAGGCATTTTCAATGGTGGCAGCATTTTCTGTAAAGCCCATGTAACGCAGCATCAATATGCCCGACAGCATTAAAGCGGTTGGGTTAGCTATGCCTTTGCCCGTAATATCGGGCGCTGTACCGTGTACAGCCTCAAAAATGGAAATATTATCGCCAATATTAGCCGATGGCGCAAAACCAAGGCCGCCAACTAAACCTGCGCACAGGTCTGACACAATATCGCCTTGCAGGTTTGTTAAAACAATAGCCTGGAAATTTTGCGGCTGGGTAACCAGCTTCATACAAAGGTCGTCAACAATAATATCCGACGATTGAATCTCCGGGTACTCTTTTGCTATTTCCAGGAACGTTTCCAGGAAAAGCCCGTCGGTAAGTTTCATGATATTGGCCTTGTGGGCGCAAGCCAGTTTGGTATAGCCTTTTCGTTTAGCCATTTCAAAAGCATAACGGATCACCTGTGCCGAACCTGGCCGGGTAATTATCCGCCGGCCCACGGCAACATCATAGGTCAACAAATGCTCTATGCCGCCATAAGTATCTTCAATATTTTCGCGGATGATGGTAAGATTGATAGGGATACCGGCTTTTGAAAAAACAGTTTCAACCCCTTTGAGTGTTCTGAAATCGCGCTGGTTGGCATAAGTATTCCAAACCTTGCGGGCGGTAACGTTTATACTTTTAACACCTTTTCCTTTTGGGGTCTCCATAGGCCCTTTAAACAGGATGCCGAGGTTTTCTATAGTTTCTTTAGCGGCAGTTGTCATCCCGGTGGAGTGTCCGGCATCAAAATATGATTTCCCCATTTCAACAAATTCATACTCAAGGGGAACGTTGTTTGCTTCAAAAACCCGAAGCACGGCCTTCATTATTTCAGGCCCTATACCATCGCCGTTAGCTACGGCTATTTTAGTTTTCATTATAAAGAACTTTTATCGTTAATACTGGGCAAATATATGGGTTTCTAACCGCTTACGTTGCCGGAACCGCAGCTTAATACTGCTTTGATGACAGCAAACTTATAATACCCTATCCGCCATTTTATTTTTTATATCCACCCCTTTATACCTCAACAAAAATCATGAAATTTGTTTTTTTATTTTATCAACTATGGGTAAAACAATCCTGTTAAATCTTTTCAAAACATTTATTTTATCGCTCATTATTTCGATAGCGATCTTCAGTGCCTATTATGGCATAACCCGCAAAGGCGCCGACTACGGCCACGCTGTGCAGTTGATAATGGTAGGCGCGTTTTACCTGAACGGTATATTACTGATGATGGCCCTGCCCGCGTTGTTCCTGGCGTACCCTTCCATCTGGATGAAGCCGGTTTTTCGCCTGTTTTTATACTTTTCGGGGCCATTGGCTTTTATTTTAACCAATTTTACTTTGCCCTTAAACAGCGTTGATACCATATTTTATATCTTAACCGGCGTTGTCTTTTTTATTATCCACGCCATTTTCTATTATAAACTGGTTAAAAAGAATGGATAAGTTATTAATCCGTTACCATATCATTTAGGCTTTTTGAAAGATTTAGGCTAAACTTGCACCATTATAATGAAAGCATTTTACGGAGACCTTAAACTAGGAATTTTAGGCGGCGGCCAGCTTGGGCGCATGCTTATACAGCAGGCAATAAATT of Mucilaginibacter xinganensis contains these proteins:
- a CDS encoding alpha/beta hydrolase, which encodes MKKILNIVLVLVCIISLIDNSFAQSINPKLAIFPTGTTLIGDIPYANDTLKKHLLDIYLPPVKKSAYPFIVWIHGGAWMLNDKYADMGYMTKTLKAFADSGYAVASIDYRYSTTAVFPAQIRDCNQAVEFLYNNAAKYNLDKNRIALIGFSAGGHLASLLAVSNNNNIKEFYPNGEKPKFKIKLCLDFYGPADFASLKGNDSPDAKSPITLLLGATVASRPDLAKTASPVTYIDKNDPPFLIVQGEKDESVNPAQSELMSSRLKQAGVKNQLIIVKDAPHYGVMFDSDNIRKSVFMLLDMYMK
- a CDS encoding glycosyl transferase family 90, yielding MVFKKIVEEIKRNKAVYYSKNILRQIIPTIFYQRSLNKKLLLIGRYDSNTVHDRVNYYNKLKQPTPIGDNATVLKEMQIFKSPKTYNFDAFEYLRYFKGSLRANFLFGDITHIANVPSLQKSRPIAGDNSNAVLLKLDKKRHFFFVKDKKLYSDKKNMLIGRGTIYQPHREKFMEMYFDNPLCDLGQVNKKGGNLKWLKPPISIDQHLQYKFILSLEGNDVATNLKWIMSSNSIAVMPKPKYETWFMEGRLIPGFHYIEIKDDYTDLIEKLNYYAGHIDEAEQIISNAKAFVTQFLDQQQEAVISLLVLQKYFAKTMQQV
- a CDS encoding isocitrate/isopropylmalate family dehydrogenase is translated as MKTKIAVANGDGIGPEIMKAVLRVFEANNVPLEYEFVEMGKSYFDAGHSTGMTTAAKETIENLGILFKGPMETPKGKGVKSINVTARKVWNTYANQRDFRTLKGVETVFSKAGIPINLTIIRENIEDTYGGIEHLLTYDVAVGRRIITRPGSAQVIRYAFEMAKRKGYTKLACAHKANIMKLTDGLFLETFLEIAKEYPEIQSSDIIVDDLCMKLVTQPQNFQAIVLTNLQGDIVSDLCAGLVGGLGFAPSANIGDNISIFEAVHGTAPDITGKGIANPTALMLSGILMLRYMGFTENAATIENALLYTLEQGVHTGDFGDKLKPSVDTSGFADAVISNLGMIPADGGVVAQANMQLKANAHHHTLTKNKLTVTKGIKEEMVGVDVFVEAGNLQPAELAALAKKRLTDNFDVVMISNRGTQVWPTGSIFTELVNEYRVRFEKKAGKEVSQKELLHIAAAFSEDVKVCSVEFLMKFGGKIGYTLAQGQ
- a CDS encoding NADH-quinone oxidoreductase subunit A, translated to MAEVSQISEFGKILIFLITGIIMVCVAFSINKLLAPHNPNPEKLTSYECGEETTGNAWLPFNSRFYVIALVFLLFDVEMVFIFPWATVFGSHEINNYEPRWGWLALTEMFIFLGILILGLVYVWVKGDLDWIKPKPIVPTTDTFIPKSLYEKLNAEQSVYKVRAFALTPVPSVPLETVLTKGTAGTNETPGTSGTGGTSGTPGTQPIRKPMFKPTFKKPGNEQ
- a CDS encoding BaiN/RdsA family NAD(P)/FAD-dependent oxidoreductase, whose amino-acid sequence is MTANLTKQTDFDAIIIGGGACGLMCAVQAGFLGKRTLVIEKNEKVGAKILISGGGRCNYTNLYTSAQQFISTNEHFSKSTLSQWTVEDTISFFETYGITGKEKTLGQLFPESDNARDVVKVFTSLCLDLGQEIWTGAEVKEIEQAEGGFVVSVERDGRTESLVAPKVVIASGGLPIPKMGATDFGLRMARHFGLRISETAPALVPLTITGKDQPWYEQLSGNSIFCRVWNDRISFEENILFTHWGLSGPAILQISSYWRPGEYIYIDLLPNHNIGELIKQEREANGKKMLLAYLANLFTRKFAEALSDKLPVDKNLASLSKTEIESIGQLIHEFKVKPAGDKGYDKAEVMRGGVATDELSSKTLEVKKIPGMYYGGECVDVTGWLGGYNFQWAWASGFVIAQNL
- a CDS encoding molybdopterin-dependent oxidoreductase yields the protein MKEKKRMTRRRAIFAGITSAGALLLSGCLKKMPPTYGNLLRMGDNLTYMAQRGLLSQRALAMEYQKSDITSFPVTDIGDPADPASKAAYSKEYQELQRYNFKDWALSVEGCVAKPGKYSMEELKKLGERTQITRHTCEEGWSAIAEWTGVPLGTLLQHAGILPAARFVCIYGFDNYGESIDMLDAFHPQTILAHTMNGESLPARNGAPVRLRVETQIGYKNVKYLQRIVVTDKFVDAGPDISNGWSWYTGI
- a CDS encoding NADH-quinone oxidoreductase subunit B, which codes for MSSELTSENGGVIITKMNDLLNWSRLSSLWPLSFGIACCAIEFMGAFASTYDLDRYGVFPRPSARQADVIIIAGTVTFKMAERIKRLYEQMPEPKYVISMGSCSNCGGPYWQHGYHVVKGVDRVIPVDVYVQGCPPRPEALIGAILELQKKIEGEKLLGGVRKPEKTESPEVEERV
- a CDS encoding cytochrome b/b6 domain-containing protein, producing MGNGQHKRWVKSAHFIITLSFLALTVSGYVILMSHPRLYWGKAGNDLTPALFELPISRNYHHGGWEKRIQFKHLANSQISAVRTYNIFNQNGWGRSTHFLAAWFLVITGLIYLFTGIFSGYFRSNLAPQTRELSFRLFWQDFLSHFRKQAYTGGQYGLLQKITYLAVIFFLFPVVILTGFTMSPAITASYPFLLKIFFGHQSARTIHFFSASALLLFLLVHVVMVVRSGFKRNVLAITFSS
- a CDS encoding fasciclin domain-containing protein yields the protein MKKSFLIIAAAISIGLVSNNVFAQTQPTQPKPMPTQPAPTQPAPTQPAPTPAQPPQTTTQPPATATPGAKADSVKDIQATLANVADLSTLVGAIKAANLDATLQGAGPFTVFAPGNAAFAALPKAKLDSLMKDPTKLAALVKGHVIAGKFDKAAIIKALTNATKTATLKTVDGQTITIAVVDKKLQLKDAQGNTAEVTSFDTPASNGVIHGINGVLMTK